Proteins found in one Cyanobacteria bacterium QS_8_64_29 genomic segment:
- the sodX gene encoding nickel-type superoxide dismutase maturation protease translates to MAPLLQPGEEILVDPQAYRQAEPAVGDLVLVQHPQREGLQLLKRVTAVQSDGDCFVEGENPAHSTDSRTFGWIPPGCLLGRITSRFA, encoded by the coding sequence ATGGCGCCGCTGCTGCAGCCCGGCGAAGAAATCCTCGTTGACCCCCAAGCCTACCGGCAGGCCGAACCGGCCGTGGGGGATCTGGTGCTAGTGCAGCACCCCCAGCGGGAGGGGCTGCAGCTGCTCAAGCGCGTGACGGCCGTGCAGTCCGATGGGGACTGCTTCGTTGAGGGCGAGAACCCGGCGCACAGCACCGACAGCCGCACCTTCGGCTGGATTCCGCCCGGCTGCCTGCTCGGTCGCATTACCAGCCGCTTTGCGTAA